DNA from Roseimicrobium sp. ORNL1:
GGCGCCGCGGCGGCCATCTTTAAAGGCGCGGCTCCCGCGCAGGTCATGCCCATCGTCTTCGCTGGCGCGCCGGTGGTGAATACCATCGTGGCCATGATCATGCATCCTCCGGAAGGTGGCATCAAAGCCATTCCGGTGCCCTTCTTCATCGGCATTGTGCTGGCTGCGGTGGGCACGTTCCTCGTGGCGTACTTCTCTCCCTCGAACCGCGGACCAGCTGCCCACAAGCCCGCTGCCACCACCGCGAGCGCACCCTCGACGCCGGGACACTGAAGAAAGAAGTCTCGTCTCGCAACCATCTGGCGAACCCGGGGCGTAATGCAAACACCCCCCATCTGCGCAGAGTAGCGTTCGCGTGCCAATCCAGTTGACGATAGAATTTCGTCACTAGATTGGTATGGCATCACAAGCTCGCTTGTCATGCCGCGCTGCGTCGTGCTCCCCGGGTCGAACCATCTCCATTACTGACTGATCGTTTCGTTTCCCTCCGTCCCCTTCCACCATGGCCGTCTCCCCGCACACCATGCGCATCGAGCTCCCCGGCAGCACTGCCGGGCTTCGTGAGCGGCAATGGGAGAAATTGAAACGCCTGCTCATCAAGGTAGGCACCACGGAGAACTTCAATTCGCAGCGCCTGCAGCAGCACGGCGTGGACCCGTACAGCATCACCAGCCTGGATGACTTCATCCGGCGCGTGCCTTTCACCACGAAGGCGGACCTCTTGCAGGATCGCCTGCTGTACCCACCCTTCGGCTCGAACTTCACGGAGCCCGTCGAGCGTTATACCCGATTCTGCCAGACGAGTGGCACACTCACCGGCGCGCCTATGGCAGTACTGGATACACCCGCGAGCTGGGAGGCCATGCTCTCCTGCTGGCGTCAGGTCTATCGTGCGGCGGGCGTGCACGCGGGGGATCGGGTGTTCTTCGCTTTCAGCTTCGGTCCTTTCCTCGGCTTCTGGACCGCGTTCGAAGCAGCGGCCCGCGACTGCCTGGTCATCCCCGGCGGCGGACAGTCCACCAATGCGCGACTGGAGATGATGGCCCGCTACAAGGCCACCGTGCTCTGCTGCACACCGACCTATGCCTTGCGGCTCGGGGAGAACATCGGCGCGCCCAGCGGCGTGCATCTCGATCAGCTCAACGTCCGCCGCATCATCGTGGCCGGCGAACCCGGTGGCAGCATCCCGGTGGTGCGGGATCGTCTCAATGAACTCTGGGGTGGCGTGAAAATCTTCGACCACCACGGCCTGTCTGAGATCGGCCCGGTGAGCTATGAAGACCAGAACCAGCCCTCCAGCCTCTGCGTGATTGAGGATTCCTATTTCGCCGAGGTGCTGGATCCGAACACGGGTGAACCCGTGCAGGAAGGGGAGGAGGGCGAACTCGTCCTCACCACGCTGGATCGCACGGCGTGCCCGCTCATCCGCTACTGCACCGGTGATTGGGTCTCGCCTCATCACGTGGATGACAAGCTCTACCTCGAAGGCGGCGTGCTCGGTCGTGTGGATGATATGGCCGTGATCCGAGGCGTGAATATCTACCCCAGCGCGCTGGAGAATGTCATCCGCCGCTTCCCGGAGATCGCCGAGTTCCAGGTGGAGCAGCGCAAGGTGGAGGCCATGGATGAGATTGAGCTCATCGTGGAGCTCGCTCCCGGCTCTGACGATGCCGTGGTGCACAAGCTGCAGGAGCGCCTGCGGGACACCTTCACCCTCCGCATCCCCGTGCGCCTTGCCGCGCAGGGTTCACTGCCCCGGTTCGACTTCAAGTCGCGGCGGTGGCGGCGGGTGCAGTGAGGTGGTGCTCTCTCAAGGAGTGGGAGCATTCCTGCTCCCATTTGATGGCTTGCCAAGAGCCTGTAACGGTTCACGTGTCTCTGAGCGTGATAGGCCGACCCGCAGGGAGCGGCACTAGCCTTAGTGCCGGTGGTTGGCAAGTGTGGGCGCGGAGCCTTTCTTTTCGAAGCTTTCGAGGACGCCTCCAAGCTCCTCGCGCGGCCATGCTGCCTATGACGGCACTAGGCTAGTGCCGCTCCCTGCGAGACAGTCGCTTCGTGAGTGCGGTTGGGTAGCTACTATGTTGAGATGTAGCACACCTCAACATAGGGACAGGAATGCCCCCACTCCTTGACAGGTGCGCACGTGTCTCCGCCAACTTCACCCCAGAGTACTCTGCCTCCCAAATGTTAATTTACCCGCCGGTTGCGCCACCCAATTTCCCCCCTCACTACCAGCGCGCCGCGATACTTTTCCCGCCCCTCCGATTGTGCCTTGCATCCGCTTTCGGCCTGCGCTAACTGCCCAACCCCTAACCTTGCAGCATAGCCAGTCAGAACCCACATGAAGATCGTCCTCGATGCGATGGGCGGCGACATAGCGCCCAAGAATCCCATTGGAGGCCTGAAGCTGGCCCTGGATACGCTGGCGGACGTGGAGAAGTTCTACCTCACTGGCCCGAAGGACACCCTTGAAGCCGAACTGGATGCCCAACAGGTGGGCCAGCGCGAGCGCATTGAAATCGTCAATGCCACCCAGGTGGTGGACATGCACGACTCCGGTCTGGATGCGGTGCGCAAGAAGAAGAATTCCTCCATCACCGTCGCTGTCGACTTGGTGAAACAGGGCGCCGCGCAGGCCGTGGTGAGCGCAGGCCACACGGGTGCATCCGTCACCGCCGGTACCCTCATGCTGGGCCGATTGGAAGGCGTGGACTTTCCCGGCATTGCGAGCCCCATGCCGAATGAGCACGGCGTCTGCTACATTCTGGATGCCGGAGCGAATCCGGACGCCACTGCCCGCCACCTCGTGCAATACGCCATCATGGGCTCTACCTATGCCCAGTACGTGCACGGCAGGTCATCCCCCGTGGTGGGTCTCATGAATGTTGGTGAGGAGGATTCCAAGGGGAATCTCCTCGTGAAAGAGGCCTTTGCCCTGCTGAAGAAGGCACCGGTGAACTTCAAGGGCAACGTCGAAGGGCACGACATCTTCGACACCGAACTGGACGTCATCGTGTGTGACGGCTTCACCGGCAACGTCGTGCTGAAGAGCTGCGAAGCCACCGCGAAGGCCATGTTCACCTGGCTGAAGCGTGAGATTGAATCCTCCGTTGTCCGCAAAATGGGCGCCTTCATTGCCAGGGACGCCTTCCGTGCTGTAAAAAAGCGCGGCAGCTACGAATCCTACGGTGGCAGTCCCCTTCTCGGTGTGAAGGGCGTAGTCATCATCGGGCATGGCAGCAGCTCGCCCGTGGCCATCATGAACGCACTCCGTGTGGGCATGGAGGCCGTGACGCACGAGGTCAATCCGCACATCCAGACCGCCATTACTTCCCACGTTTTCGCACATGTCTAAGCCCTGCCAATGCAGCATCATCGGGACCGGCAGTTATATGCCTACGAAGGTCCTCACGAATGACGACCTCTCCAAGATGGTGGAGACGTCTGACGAGTGGATCACCACCCGCACCGGCATCAAGGAGCGCCGCATTGCTGCTGAGGACGAAACCACCAGCGACATGGCCACCGCCGCGGCAAGGCAGGCTCTGGAAGCCGCGGGTGTGAAGCCCGAGGAACTCGATCTCATCGTCGTGGCCACGGTCACTCCAGACATGTTCTTCCCCTCCACGGCCTGTCTGGTGCAAGCCAAGTTGGGTGCGAAGAATGCCATCGGCTTTGACATCAGCGCAGCGTGCTCCGGTTTCCTCTACGCTCTCCAAGCCGCACGTCACTTTCTGAACGGCGGCCCGCGCATGACGGCGCTCGTCATCGGTGCGGAGAAACTCAGCAGTCTGATCAACTGGAAGGATCGCAACACCTGCGTGCTCTTCGGCGATGGCGCTGGTGCCGTGGTGGTGCGCCGCGACGATCGCAAGAGCGCTCCCGGACGCGTGCTCTCCACCGTGATGGGCAGCGACGGCACGCTGGCGGATCTTCTCAAGGTGCCCGGCGGCGGCTCTGCCTGCCCCATCACTGCTGAGAATGTGGCCCTGCGCCCGAATACGATTTACATGGAAGGTCGCGAAACCTTCAAGCACGCCGTGACCCGCATGTATCAGGCCAGCCTCGATGCCCTCGAGCAGGCCGGTGTGAAAGCGGAGGATGTGAAGCTCGTGATTCCCCATCAGGCGAACGCGCGCATCATCTCCGCCATCGCCGAGCGTCTCAATGTCCCGCCGGAGCGCACCTTCATCAACGTGGACAAATACGGCAACACCAGCGCCGCGACCATTCCCGTGGCGCTCGATGAAGCCCAGCGCGCCGGCCGCCTGCAGAGTGGAGACATCCTCCTCCTCGTCGCCTTCGGCGGCGGCTTCACCTGGGCCAGCTCCGTGGTGGCATGGTGACAACGTAGCTCGCGAGTCCCTTCGCGTGCTTTGTGCCAGCCCCGTCTGAGGGAATGGCCGCAAAAGAACGCAAAGATCGCAAAAGCAGTTCAGGAAGTCGGGTCTCCTGACCGGACAGCGTCTGGCGGGTTTTCCTACCCGCCATTGTGGTGCGATGCATGGTGTGTTGATAGAAGTCTGCACCTGAGCCAACCCTCAAGGATTGGGGGCATTCCAGCCTTCATTTTCTCAGCCGCAAAAAGACGCAAAAAACTCAAAAAGGTCGTGATTGCGGCCCTGCGAAGTGCCTCCGAAATGACGCCCGCCTACTGAGTCAGCTTCGCCTACAAAACACCGCAGGCTAGGCAGTCCAATTTTGCGTCTTTTTGCGGCTACCTTATCAGGCTTCTTACCCCTGGCGAGTTAGCCGGGTCGGTCCTACTCCACCACTTTCAGCCCGATCACGCCTGCCAGGATGAAGCCGATGCACACCATGCGGCTCACCGTGAGAGGCTCTCCCAAAAAGAAGATCCCGCACACAATGGTGCCCGCGGCACCGAGCCCGGTCCACACGGCATAAGCGGTGCCAATGGGCAATGACTTCGCGGCCCACCCCAGCAGCACCACGCTGGCTACCAGCGCCACACCCACGCCGACCGAAGGCCATAGACGGGTGAAGCCCTCAGTAAACTTCAGGCCCACGGCCCACCCGATTTCAAACAACGCGGCAACGATCAAGATAATCCAAGGCATAACAAAACAGGGGATGAATGTGGCAGGGTCGTCCCTAGTCTGCGAAGGAAACATCAAGGCCGTCCTCGATGTCCGTGATATTCATCAATTCATTACGAATATCGTTCTCATAAGATGCATCATTTCTGCCCGGGGTCAAGCGATGGCCCCGCGTCCTCCTGGCCAGCAAGTTGAAGTGGCACACATTGGCAGAGCTCCGCCGCTCCATCACATTCAACCCGCCGCTATCTTGAGTATTCTTTCCGCTTCACGCCTTCCGCTCAGGATGGCCCCGGGCACGGTGCCGAAGAGCCCCTTGTTCGTCGCTTCTCCTGCGAAAAACAAGCGGCTGCCCACTGGCTTGGCCAGCTCTGCGACATCGCTCATGGGAGAATTCACCTTGGGAAAGAAGTAGGCGCCACGGCTGAACGGGTCTGTTCCCCAGCGAGTGATCTTCGCCTTCAAGGGAGCAGGCACTGGTTCTCCCGTGGCGGTGCGCAACTCCTCAAGTGCGATCTGAGCCACCGCCTCGTCAGACATCGCTTCGCGTTCTCGTGCCAGGGCCCCGCTGTGCCACATAAGAAGAATATGCCGGTCTGGGATCACGCGTGAGAGACTGGAGAACGCCACGCCCCAAGGCGCGGAGGACTTCAAACTCAGGAACCAGTTGGTATCTTCCGGCCAGAACCTTTTGGGAAATTCCAGGAATACCTTCCCCAGGCACCCCATGCCCATCCGGGCAATCGCCTGGCTCTTCGCAGGTGGCAGAGCAGGGGAGAAGCGCACGCTCTGCGACTGGAGTACTCCCAGCGGCAGCGTGCACAGCACGTGCTCCGCGTGGTAGACGTCCCCGCCCTTGGTGGTCACGGTGCATACTTCCTCCCTGTGATCGATCTCCGTTACCACCGCTCCAAGTCGCACATCGAGCAGCCCGGTGGCGAGCAGGGCTGGCACCTGATCATAGCCTCCGGTCAGAATGTGGTTCCCACCCGAAAAACCCTCCTCGTCGCCGATGCTCTGGATCGCTATCTGATTGATATCGCCCCCGTATTCCAAACCCACCTCGGAGGCTACCATGGCGCGCAGCTCTGCTGCCTGTCGGGGCGTCAGTGATTCCTCCGCTACATAACGGTCCATGGCGTCCTGAACCGAGTGCTTCAGTTCGATCTCATCTTCCGCCTCCTCGATCACTTCCGTGAATGCCTCCATGCGTTCCGAGAGCTCTTCCGCGTCCACGTCTTCACCCTTGCGCACCGCCTGGACCGCGTCCGAGGAAAATGGCACGCTCGCCCAGCGATGCCTCTTCGCCATCTCCCAGACTGGATTCATCTCTCCGTCGCTGTTCTTCGTGCCCTGCACATACTGTGCGCCGATTTCCACCGGCACGCCGAAGGTGGCGCGGTCCGTATGCACCCTGCCTCCGATTCGCTTGCGGGCCTCCAGCACCGTGACCTTTGCTCCTGCTTCTTGAAGCAGCTTCGCTGCCGCCAGGCCTGACACGCCCGCGCCGATAACAATGACGCGCAGCCCCGGTCGCACGGCGCCACTCCCCACACGCGCGCCCATACCAGCCAGGGACGCCATCGCACACCTGCCCATGAAAGCCCGGCGCGCCAGCCTCGGTGGTTTTGACATATCGGGATGTTACACAGAAAGCCTCAGGCACGTCAATCCGCGAGCCCTCGTGTGTTCGTTCTGGGTCTGACCGGTTTTCTGGCATTTGTTCCATCCGGTCCAAACTTCCGCATTTTGTCTGGAACTTTCCCCCAAGGGTTGGTGCAATGGCCAATACTCCAATATTATGAAAACCCTGATGCTTGCCCTGTCTCTGCTGGTCATGCCTCATGCAGGCATGGCTGAGGTGCTCTACCAGAAGGAGGGCACCTCGCGTATCTCAGGATCCAAGGTGTACCATGAGGTGACGGATCGCATCGAGATACCCAGCGAAGAATACCGCTCGCTGCCCCGATTTCAGATGGGCAAGGACCCCATACCCGTCACCATGGAGGACGTTATTCGACTGGCCGATGCCCATTTTCAGAAGACTTTGGGAGTTCCATTCACGGAAGACAACGGCTTCATCGACATCAAACTGAGTTGGACGGGGGGGCGCGGGAATCCCATCTGGTGGTATCACGTCCGCTTTGATCTATTTCATGGAGCAAAGCCCCGCACAGACGACAGGGACGAGTATCAACTTGGTATTCCCATGAATGGGAAGGTCTACGCCGGGACAAGCACAAGGAAGGAGATCATCGACACCAGCGACCCCATCAAGGAATCCGGCATCCCATTTTTGCAGACCGGGAAAAGGTCTGAACTTCATCCCATCGAGGCCGAATTGGTTCGGCTTGGAAATTCTCCGGTGATTCAAACGGATAAGATTCCCGGGGTGTATCTCCATCAGAATGGGACTTCTGCATACGTCTTCTATCCAGATGGAACCATGTTCACCTTTTACTTCAACAAAGGGCTCTACAAGGTGGACGACAAGGGCAGGGTGCTCAAAAGCTATGTGTACGGCCCTGACAAGGATAAGCTCGCCGACTTCCAGTACACTGGGGTTATCCGAAACGGAGCGTTCGTGAGCGATCACGGCGACTACACCCAGGTGTATCATCTGAGGGATGAACGAACGTCCTCAACCCAAGAACCGGCATCCCCCCAGCTTCCGAAATAGGCAACAGCGTGGGGCCATTCGCCAAGAAACAACAAAGCGCGTGCCATGCCGGCACGCGCCCTGCCTAAAAAATAAACTCTGCGGCTTCGCTGCTTTGCGTTTCAACAACGCATCGGCCTAGAAACCCATCCCTGGAGGCAATCCCATGCCCTGGGTGATCTTGCCCATTTCACCGGCGGCGAGTTCCTTGCTCTTGCTCAGCGCCTGCTGCACGGCGGTGAGCACCAGGTCCTGCAGCATCTCCACATCTTCCGGATCCACCACTTCCTTCGCGATGGTGATGGAAGTGATTTCCTGTGCGCCATTCGCCGTGGCTTTCACGCGGCCGCCTCCGGCAGCGCCTTCAACCGTCTTGCCGGCGAGTTCCTGCTGCGTCTGCGCCATGTCGGTCTGCATGCGCTGCATCTGTTTGAGCATTTTCTGGATATTCATGGGGAAAGAGAAGGGGATGGAAGGTTGGAATACTGGAAGAGTGGAATGATAGAAGGTGAGGTCGTTTTGTTACTTCACCAACGTCGCCTTGAACTTCACAATCGCGGCCTGGATCAGAGGATCGTTGTAAAACTCGGGATCGGCGGCCACGCCTTCGGGTTCCTTGGGAGTTTCAGGGGCAGGGGCGGCTGCTGCAGGGGCCTCCTTCGGGGGCGGGGGAGCGGAGTCGCCGAAGTTCAGGCCGAAGGTCATCTCTGTGGCCGGTGGCGGCTTGAGGCTCGGGTCGAGCACGACCTCCATCTTCAGGGGGCGTTGCAGCACCTTCGTGATGCACTCTTCCACCTTGGCCTTGCTGGCGGGGCGCAGCAGGCTTTCGCGAGCCATGGACTCGGTAGTCGGCAGGCCAATTTTGGCCGTCTGACCGGAGACTTCCAAGAGGGCGCCGTGCAACAACCACTCCTCATACAGAGGATAGTTCTGGTGAACCGCTTCGAGGATGTGTTTCCACGCTTCCTCCAGCGTTTCAGGAATGGGCAATGCCGCTGCTGCTGCAGGTGCAGGTGCAGCTTCCTCCACGGGAGCGGGAGCAGCGGGTGCCGGTGCAGCCTGCGGGACAGGAGCGGGAACAGCGGCAGGTGCGGGCGCGGGCTGCGGGGCCGCGCTCACGGGTTGTACAGGAGCGGGAGTCGGTACGGGGGCAGGCGCTGGCGCAGGTGCAGCTTGCACAGGCGTGGGAACTGGCGCAGGTGCCGCACTGATCGTCGCGGCCGGTGCAGGAGCCACGGGCACGGCGGCGCGTCGCGGTTGCGTCGGGGCGAGATTCGCGCCACCGCTGCCATCGTTCATGGCCACGATGACATCGCTGAGGGTCACTTCGCCGAGCGTCTGCACGGCCTGGATGAGGCCGAGTTCGAGATGCAGCAGCTTGTTGCCTGCCCATCGCATGCGGGCATCCACCTCGGCGAGTTCGTCCATCACACGGAGCAGACGGTCGGCATCGACCATGGCGGCCTGGGCGCGCGTCATGGCGGCGACTTCGGGAGAGAGATCCTCCTCCGCAGCGGCGGGGTCCACCTGATGCACCAGCACGGTGCGCAGATGCTGGATGAGATCCCCCAGCAGGCGCGCCAGATCCTTGCCTCCTTCGGCCTGCGTGTGCAGTTCCTGCAGGGCGCCTACGGTGTCGCGTTCCAGCACACGCAGCGCCAGATTGGCCACGGTCTCACCCTGGGTGAAGCCGAAGATGTCCAGCACGTCCTGCTCGCCAATGCTCTCGCCGCAAAAGGCCACGAGCTGGTCCAGCATGGACTGGGCATCGCGCATGCCGCCCTCGGCACCCTTGGCGATGGCGTAGGCTGCCTTCTCACTGAGTTTCACATTTTCCAGCGAAGCGATGTGCAGCAGGTGCTTTGCGATCAGGCTGGTGGGGATGCGTCGCAAATCAAACCGCTGGCAGCGGCTGATGATCGTGGGCAGGACCTTGTGCGCCTCCGTGGTGGCGAAGATGAACTTCACGTGCTCCGGCGGCTCCTCGAGCGTCTTCAGCAGCGCGTTGAAGGCGGCGGTGCTCAGCATGTGCACCTCGTCAATGTAGTAGATCTTGAAGCGGCAGCGGCTGGGGGCGAATTTTACCTCCTCGCGCAGCTCGCGGACCTGCTCCACGCCGTTGTTGCTGGCACCGTCGATCTCACGCACGTCGAGGCAGATGCCTTTTTCAATCTCGATGCAGAGCTCGTTGTCCGGGTCGAAGTCCACCTTCGGACCGCCGGGGCAGTTCAGGGCCTTGGCAAAGATGCGCGCCGTGGAGGTCTTCCCCGTGCCGCGGGGGCCCACGAAGAGATAGGCATGCGCCAGACGGTTCTGCGCGATGGCATTCCTCAGCGTGCGGACGACATGCTCCTGACCCAGCACGTCATCAAACGTGCGCGGGCGATATTTGCGGGCGAAAACCTGGTAACTCACGCCGACATGCTAGCGAGGGTGGGGGAGGGATGCCAGCGGGTGTTTTTTGAATTTCACACCCCTGTGTCAACTCCCATTCGAAAGCATTGAGAGTGAAGCATGTATTTCCTTCTCTGCGGTTGCCGTCGGGCGTGCGCCGTGGCGGGAGGAAGGAGCCTCCCGGAGCCTGCGAATGAAGCGGCCCATATCCCTCCAGATGCCGCCGTAGAACTCGCCATCCGTGGCGCCCATGGCGAGGAGGGCTGAGCGGTGATTCACCCAGAGCACCGTGCCTGCCGCCAGCCCGCGTGCGCGAAACAGGCTCTCCCACACCCGCCCATAGGACCGGCCATGCTGCCTGCCCTCCGCCCGCAGCCGCGCGCGGTGAAAGGCGATGTGCCCGGCCTCATCCCGGATGATGAGACGACACATGCCGCGCACCGCTTCATCCGGGCAGTGGCGGTACATCATCTTGTAATACACATGGCTCACGATTTCCGTGAGCAGCAGGGCCGACAGCTCGAACTGCACTCCCAGATGCTCCCGCAATCCGCAGAAGAGCGAAAAGCTCCAGTGCGATTGGATTTCCGGCGCGCCGAACCGCTGCAGTGCCGAGCCCAGCAGCCGCGAGTGCTCCGCTTCTTCGGCAAACCAAAGGTCCACCAGCCGCTTCATCCCGGCATCGGCATCCAGCAACGTGCCGCGGTTTCCTGCGATGAGATACGCAGGACCACCTCCGTCACCCAACTGGAACTGCTGCAGGGAGCGGATGAGTTTTCTTAACGTGCCTCCGTGCAGCCGGTGGGGCGCCTGCCAGTTCGGCTCGATGCGATGGTGCTTGTTGCGTTCGAAGTGTTGGGTCCATTCGGTGACATTCATGGCTGAATTGTGGGTTCAGCGATGAGTGTCCCGGAACTGTGTGTAGGGATGTTGAAGGACCTATGAAATCCCGGCGAATATCTGGTGCAGACATGCGCGACCTGTATTGGAAACTCCTACGCCGAAGGCGTTGTACATTGTCCAGCCCGTGGTCAGCTCGCGAAGCGAGCGCCACCCCGGGGACGTTCCGGAAATTTTTCGAACGCCGAAGGTGTTCCACAATGGTGGCATTCTGGTGAAAGGTACGGCGCGTCACATGAGCCGCCTTTGTGGAACACCTTCGGCGTTCATGAATGATTGCCTTGCACCCAAGGTGGCGCTCGCTTCGCGAGCTGACCTTGGGCTATTCAATGTGCAACGCCTTCGGCGTAGAAGTTTCGCCAGCCATATGCATCGAAACCAGCGTTCAGCACCTTAACCTCCCGCCAGTCTGCCATACGCCAGCACCAGCAGTCCCCTGGCCACCAGCCAGAGGATGAGTGCGACGCCCAGGCAACGCAGACCCACGCGGATGTGTGAAAGCTTCATCTCAAGCACACGCGACTTCGCATGCACCTGCTTGATGAGGCGGCTGAGCACTTGCGCGTTCGCCTGCTCCTCGAACCGCTGGGCATAGTCTTCGCAATCAAGCGTGATGATGTGCCCGCTGAAATAAAGGCTGGGATTTGTAGCAGTGTCTTTTGTCCGCAGGACAGCGCGGGGATACGTGGCCATCAGTGCATGAATGATGGTGGCACACAGGCACAGGAGGAAAAGTAGATACACAATGGCGGCCACCCATTCCATGGGGATCCACTGACGCAGCTCGAGGGT
Protein-coding regions in this window:
- a CDS encoding AMP-binding protein, giving the protein MAVSPHTMRIELPGSTAGLRERQWEKLKRLLIKVGTTENFNSQRLQQHGVDPYSITSLDDFIRRVPFTTKADLLQDRLLYPPFGSNFTEPVERYTRFCQTSGTLTGAPMAVLDTPASWEAMLSCWRQVYRAAGVHAGDRVFFAFSFGPFLGFWTAFEAAARDCLVIPGGGQSTNARLEMMARYKATVLCCTPTYALRLGENIGAPSGVHLDQLNVRRIIVAGEPGGSIPVVRDRLNELWGGVKIFDHHGLSEIGPVSYEDQNQPSSLCVIEDSYFAEVLDPNTGEPVQEGEEGELVLTTLDRTACPLIRYCTGDWVSPHHVDDKLYLEGGVLGRVDDMAVIRGVNIYPSALENVIRRFPEIAEFQVEQRKVEAMDEIELIVELAPGSDDAVVHKLQERLRDTFTLRIPVRLAAQGSLPRFDFKSRRWRRVQ
- the plsX gene encoding phosphate acyltransferase PlsX, whose translation is MKIVLDAMGGDIAPKNPIGGLKLALDTLADVEKFYLTGPKDTLEAELDAQQVGQRERIEIVNATQVVDMHDSGLDAVRKKKNSSITVAVDLVKQGAAQAVVSAGHTGASVTAGTLMLGRLEGVDFPGIASPMPNEHGVCYILDAGANPDATARHLVQYAIMGSTYAQYVHGRSSPVVGLMNVGEEDSKGNLLVKEAFALLKKAPVNFKGNVEGHDIFDTELDVIVCDGFTGNVVLKSCEATAKAMFTWLKREIESSVVRKMGAFIARDAFRAVKKRGSYESYGGSPLLGVKGVVIIGHGSSSPVAIMNALRVGMEAVTHEVNPHIQTAITSHVFAHV
- a CDS encoding beta-ketoacyl-ACP synthase III, whose translation is MSKPCQCSIIGTGSYMPTKVLTNDDLSKMVETSDEWITTRTGIKERRIAAEDETTSDMATAAARQALEAAGVKPEELDLIVVATVTPDMFFPSTACLVQAKLGAKNAIGFDISAACSGFLYALQAARHFLNGGPRMTALVIGAEKLSSLINWKDRNTCVLFGDGAGAVVVRRDDRKSAPGRVLSTVMGSDGTLADLLKVPGGGSACPITAENVALRPNTIYMEGRETFKHAVTRMYQASLDALEQAGVKAEDVKLVIPHQANARIISAIAERLNVPPERTFINVDKYGNTSAATIPVALDEAQRAGRLQSGDILLLVAFGGGFTWASSVVAW
- a CDS encoding multidrug efflux SMR transporter, whose amino-acid sequence is MPWIILIVAALFEIGWAVGLKFTEGFTRLWPSVGVGVALVASVVLLGWAAKSLPIGTAYAVWTGLGAAGTIVCGIFFLGEPLTVSRMVCIGFILAGVIGLKVVE
- a CDS encoding NAD(P)/FAD-dependent oxidoreductase, which encodes MASLAGMGARVGSGAVRPGLRVIVIGAGVSGLAAAKLLQEAGAKVTVLEARKRIGGRVHTDRATFGVPVEIGAQYVQGTKNSDGEMNPVWEMAKRHRWASVPFSSDAVQAVRKGEDVDAEELSERMEAFTEVIEEAEDEIELKHSVQDAMDRYVAEESLTPRQAAELRAMVASEVGLEYGGDINQIAIQSIGDEEGFSGGNHILTGGYDQVPALLATGLLDVRLGAVVTEIDHREEVCTVTTKGGDVYHAEHVLCTLPLGVLQSQSVRFSPALPPAKSQAIARMGMGCLGKVFLEFPKRFWPEDTNWFLSLKSSAPWGVAFSSLSRVIPDRHILLMWHSGALAREREAMSDEAVAQIALEELRTATGEPVPAPLKAKITRWGTDPFSRGAYFFPKVNSPMSDVAELAKPVGSRLFFAGEATNKGLFGTVPGAILSGRREAERILKIAAG
- a CDS encoding YbaB/EbfC family nucleoid-associated protein is translated as MNIQKMLKQMQRMQTDMAQTQQELAGKTVEGAAGGGRVKATANGAQEITSITIAKEVVDPEDVEMLQDLVLTAVQQALSKSKELAAGEMGKITQGMGLPPGMGF
- the dnaX gene encoding DNA polymerase III subunit gamma/tau, which encodes MSYQVFARKYRPRTFDDVLGQEHVVRTLRNAIAQNRLAHAYLFVGPRGTGKTSTARIFAKALNCPGGPKVDFDPDNELCIEIEKGICLDVREIDGASNNGVEQVRELREEVKFAPSRCRFKIYYIDEVHMLSTAAFNALLKTLEEPPEHVKFIFATTEAHKVLPTIISRCQRFDLRRIPTSLIAKHLLHIASLENVKLSEKAAYAIAKGAEGGMRDAQSMLDQLVAFCGESIGEQDVLDIFGFTQGETVANLALRVLERDTVGALQELHTQAEGGKDLARLLGDLIQHLRTVLVHQVDPAAAEEDLSPEVAAMTRAQAAMVDADRLLRVMDELAEVDARMRWAGNKLLHLELGLIQAVQTLGEVTLSDVIVAMNDGSGGANLAPTQPRRAAVPVAPAPAATISAAPAPVPTPVQAAPAPAPAPVPTPAPVQPVSAAPQPAPAPAAVPAPVPQAAPAPAAPAPVEEAAPAPAAAAALPIPETLEEAWKHILEAVHQNYPLYEEWLLHGALLEVSGQTAKIGLPTTESMARESLLRPASKAKVEECITKVLQRPLKMEVVLDPSLKPPPATEMTFGLNFGDSAPPPPKEAPAAAAPAPETPKEPEGVAADPEFYNDPLIQAAIVKFKATLVK
- a CDS encoding Pycsar system effector family protein, with translation MESAKPSSSSSSSPAPATTTAAAEASSSEATPPSPPLPPPPPVPIFPTTVTATTQVAGTPLDITRVIQILYQDVEMQINRADLKAQITLSTAAILAALVVNVGFGITTLELRQWIPMEWVAAIVYLLFLLCLCATIIHALMATYPRAVLRTKDTATNPSLYFSGHIITLDCEDYAQRFEEQANAQVLSRLIKQVHAKSRVLEMKLSHIRVGLRCLGVALILWLVARGLLVLAYGRLAGG